One window from the genome of Ammoniphilus sp. CFH 90114 encodes:
- a CDS encoding helix-turn-helix domain-containing protein has protein sequence MILKIYRSVAQRYKAFDSKKEMDEHVRAHVFASGRKLHRNARAVLDTIARHSVAVYGVSWLNEETIAEVVKVSERTVKRAIDRLESLGVGRREVVEFQGMTLRYFVINKYDLDLTEECREDDSKVSKVEIEETPVVPTLETDSDDDEPQRNSKTQETQDQKISKDVKNVSDDTLDASYTPSNVPEQFVSVVKTFFNDAKKIYRIWGVVNSATKKLDVIQAPIETVIQAFKESVFAFKAGRVRKTLECFLYGTLLNKITLTRRQSYEQKQYISPLFEENDQIYTLRYQLNFIDDFYGVSV, from the coding sequence ATGATTCTCAAGATTTACAGATCTGTGGCTCAACGCTATAAAGCGTTCGATAGTAAAAAGGAAATGGACGAGCATGTTCGTGCTCACGTCTTCGCTTCGGGTAGAAAGTTACACCGCAATGCACGAGCAGTCCTCGATACGATTGCTCGTCATTCAGTTGCGGTATATGGAGTCTCGTGGCTCAACGAAGAGACCATCGCAGAAGTTGTCAAAGTGAGCGAACGAACCGTCAAAAGAGCGATTGATCGACTTGAGTCCCTCGGTGTAGGGAGACGAGAGGTCGTAGAGTTTCAAGGGATGACATTACGTTATTTCGTAATTAATAAATATGACCTCGACTTGACCGAGGAATGTCGTGAGGATGACAGCAAAGTGTCCAAGGTTGAAATAGAGGAGACTCCAGTAGTACCAACGCTTGAGACCGACTCCGACGACGACGAACCTCAAAGAAACTCTAAAACTCAAGAAACTCAAGATCAAAAGATTAGTAAAGACGTAAAGAACGTAAGCGACGACACTCTCGATGCTTCGTATACTCCCTCGAATGTTCCAGAACAATTCGTCTCTGTCGTAAAGACGTTCTTCAACGACGCAAAGAAGATATACCGTATCTGGGGAGTGGTAAATTCCGCAACGAAGAAGCTGGACGTCATTCAGGCTCCTATCGAAACAGTGATTCAAGCGTTCAAGGAGTCAGTCTTTGCATTCAAAGCTGGGAGGGTTCGCAAGACACTGGAATGCTTTCTATACGGTACACTATTGAACAAGATTACACTGACAAGACGTCAGTCTTACGAACAGAAGCAGTATATCTCGCCATTGTTTGAGGAGAACGACCAGATTTATACTTTACGTTATCAGCTTAATTTTATCGACGATTTTTACGGTGTGAGTGTCTGA